CATGCCGTTGAACGGCTCGTCGAGCAGCAGCACCTGCGGGTCGTGCACAAGCGCGGCGGCAACCCGGGCACGTTGCCGCATGCCCTTGGAGTACGTGCCGATCCGGCGGTCCTGCGCCGACTCCAGCTCCACCAGGTCAATGGCCCGTCGGGCCGCCGCCGCCGGGTCGGCCAACCGGTGCAGCTTCGCGCTGGCGAGCACGAACTCGTACGCGGTGAGGAAACTCTGCACCGCCTCGCGCTCGCTGACCAGTCCCAGCCGACGGTAGACGTCGGGGTTGCGCCAGGTCGGCTCGTCGTCCAGGGTCACCGTGCCGCGCGACGGGGCGAGGAACCCGGCCATCATGTGCAGCAGCGTGGTCTTGCCGGCGCCGTTCGGGCCGAGCAGACCTGTCACACCCGGCCCGAGGGCCATGCTGATGTCGTTGACGGCGACCACATTGCCGTACCACCGGGACACCCCGGTCAGGCTCAGCGTGCTCATCAGGAGGCGACCTTCCGGTAGCGGGCCAGCAGGAGGGCTGTCGCGCCGGCGACCAGCAGCACCGCGACCAGGGCGTAGACCGGGCCGAACCCGCCGATCAGCATCTCGCCCGGATCGCCCTCGACCAGCAGGTCACCAAGCGACCAGATGCCGACTCCCTGCACAAGCGTGGTGGGCGACGCCAGCCCGGCCAACTCGTTGGCCGTGTGCGACGGCAGGATGCTCAGCACGCCCACGATCGGGGTCGTCATCAGGAAGACCGCGACCACGCCGCCGGCGGCGAAGGCGCGCTTGCCGGTCAGCGACGCGATGAGCAGCCCCACCGAGGCGAAGACGACCGCCCACAGCGCGGCGTAGAGCAGGCCGGGGAGCAGGTCGAGCAGCTCGTTCCAGACCCCGTGCAGCCCGTCCTTGGTGGTGAACGCGGCACCCAGGAACATCACCAACTGCGGCCCACCGAGCAGCAGCCAGAGGCCGGTGACGAGCGCCAGCAACTTGGCGAGCGCGTAGTCGGCGCGGGGCAGCGGTCGGGAGAAGTACAGCGGCAGCACACCGCTGCGCAGGTCCCGGGAGACCAGCTCCGGCGCGGCCACCGCGACGAAGAACAGGACCAGCCAGCTCATCGCGTCGGCGAACTGGGCGTAGGTGGCGACCGGCTCGCCGAGCTGGCTGCGGAGGGCGGCCAGCGCCACCGCGACCAGGGTGACGATGCCGACCACCAGCCACGGGAAGATCTTGGCCTTGGCGCTGCGCCCGAACCCGAAGATGGTACGCAGCCCGTGCAGGTAGAGCGCGCCGAAGACGTGCCGGCGGCCCAACCGTGGGCCCTCGTAGCGTTGGTAGCCGATGTCGTGGATGACGCCTGTCGGCGTGGGCCGCACGGTGGCGGATGACAGCTCAGGCATGGGTGAGCTCCCTCGTGGCGAAGAGTTCGGCCACCCGGTGCCGGCGCTGGTCCAGCCGGTGCAGCGGCAGGTCCAGTTCGGCGACCGCGCCGAGGATCAGGTCGTAGGTGCTGTCGTCGGCGAGCGGTACGAGCAACAGCCGGCCGTCCCGCGCCACCGGCAGTTTCAGCTCCGCGAGCCGGGCGGCCAACTCCTCGGTGCCCTCGCTGACCTCGACGGCAAGCACGTCGGTGGCCGAGGTCATCGCGGAGATGTGGTCGGCGCGCAGCAGTTTGCCGCCGTCGATGGCGATCAGCGTGTCGCAGATCCGCTCGACCTCGCCCAGCAGGTGCGAGCACACCAGCACGGAGATGCCGAACTCGGTGCCGATCCGGTGCACAAGCGCCAGCATCGCGTCCCGGCCGGCCGGGTCCAGCCCGTTGGTCGGCTCGTCGAGCAGCAGCAGGTCGGGGTCGTGCACGAGCGCCTGGGCCAGCTTGACCCGCTGCTTCATGCCCGTGGAGTAGCCGCCGACCGGGCGGTAGCGCTCCTCGTAGAGCCCGACGTGGCGCAGCGCCTCCGAGGCGCGCTCGCGGGCCGCGGTGCGCGGCAGGCCACTCATCCGGCCGAGGTGGGTCACCAGCTCGGCGGCGGACAGGTCCGGTGGGAGGCAGTCGTGCTCGGGCATGTAGCCGACGCGGGCACGGACCGCCGCGGGCTCGGTGGTCGGGTCGATGTCGAGCACCGAGACCTGACCGCTTGTCGGGGCGATCAGGCCGAGCAGGATCTTGATCAAGGTGGATTTGCCGGCGCCGTTCGCGCCCACCAGGCCGATGATCCCGGGCTCGACGGCGACGGTGAGGTCGGTGAGCGCGGTGACCCGACCTCCGTACGTCTTGGTGAGCGACTGGGTCGCGATCAGTGTCACGACGCCAGCGTAGGGAGTCGATGGCCCACACCGACACCGGCGCGCCCCCGGGTGCTCCCCTGATCCTCACGGCGAGCCACCCCTAAGGTCCGCGGGGGACAACGACGAACGTTTGCGCCGGTCGTGCGTTCGGCCAGACCCCGCCGCCGGAAAGACCCCTCCCGGGTGGCACGATTCACTTCCCGTTCACCGGGCAGTGTTCCGGGGGATATTCGGCCGCCAAAGCGGGAGGATCGTGATGGTCGAGGTTGGCGTCCCCAAGGTGAGTGTCGTGGTGCCCGCGTACAACTGCGGTCGGCACATCGAGAAGCTTGTGGAGTCGCTGCTGCGCCAGTCGTTACCGGCCGACGAGTTCGAGGCGATCTTCGTCGACGACGGGTCGACCGACGGCACGGGCAAACGGCTGGACGGGCTGGCCGCCGAACACCCGCACATCCGGGTGCTGCACATCGAGAACTCGGGCTGGCCGTCGCGCCCGCGCAACCTCGGCATCGAGGCGGCCCGCGGCGAGTACGTCTTCTTCGCCGACGACGACGACTGGTTCACCGACCAGGCGTTGGAACGGCTCTACGACTGCGCGAAGACGTACGACGCGGACCTGGTGATCGGGAAGATGGCCGGGCACGGGCGCGCCGTGCCCCGGGAGCTGTTCCGCAAGAACCGCTTCGACGCCACCCTGGAGAACTCCCCGCTGATCGACAGCCTGACCTGTCACAAGATGTTCCGCCGCTCCTTCCTCAACGAACACGGGCTGCGGTTCCCGGAGGGCGGCAAGCGGCGACTCGAGGACCACGCCCTTGTCGTACGGGCCTACTTCCTGTCCCGTCGCACCTGCGTGCTGTCCGACTACACCTGCTACCACCACGCCCAGCGCGGCGACGCAGGCAACGTCACCGCGTCGCGGCTGGAGCCGGCGAGCTACTTCGCGAACGTGCGTGACGCGCTCGACGTCGTCACCGCCCACACCGAGCCGGGGCCGCTACGCGACCGGCTGCACCGGCGGTGGCTGCGCAACGAAATGATCAACCGGCTGCGCGGCAAGCGTCTGCTGGGGGCTCCCGACGACTGGGTGGACCAGGTCGCGGCCGAGATCCAGCAGATCATCAAGGAGCACCTGGCTCCCGGGGTCGCCGCTGGTCTCCCGCCGCTGCAACGGGCCGTGGCGTACCTGGCCGAGCACGGCCGGGTCGCGGACCTGCGACGGCTGGCCCGGTGGGAGGCGGGCATCGCGGGGCACGGCAGGATCGACGACCTCCAGCCGGACGAGCACGCCGTCACGGTCACCGTCGCCGCCGAGCTGCGCTCCGCGAACCAGCCGATCGGCTTCCGCGCCGACGAGGGGCGCGACGTGTTGGTGCTTCCGGTCGATGAGATCTCCTCCGACGTGCTGGACTCCACCGCGCAGGTCCGCAAGGCCCGCCTCGACGTGGTGGCCCGCCGCCGGGAGACCGGGGACGAGATCTTCCTGCCGGTGGAGTTCCAGGTCGAGCGGGTCGCGGGCGGCGACGGCGCGGAGACCGTCCACCTCGTGCACCGCGCCACCACCACCATCGACTTCCGCGCCCTCAACGGGGGTCGCACCCAGGGCAGTTGGCTCCTCAAGGCACGGATCACCAACGCCGGATGGACCGAGGACGCGCGGCTGCCGCTGCTCTTCATCTGCCCGGCCGACGGCGTGCCGCCGCGGATCCGCGACGAGCGGAAGGTCTGGAACCGCTTGCGGGCGGTGGTTCGCCGGGTCCGGCGCTGACCCGTCCGTTCGGGTCGTGGAGTGGCGGCCTCGACCGATCGGCGGTCTGCTGCGAAACTGTGTGCCGGTCAGCGAGTGGGGGGTGTGGATGAGCAACGGCTGGGTGCTGCCCGACGAGGTGCTCCGGGATGCGCCGGCGTACACGCCGCGTCCGGGTGAGCTCGCGGATCTTGAGCTGCTGCTGACCGGCGCGTACGCTCCCCTGACCGGCTTCATGACCCGCGCCGACCTGGTGTCGGTGAGCCGACGCGGCCGGTTGGCCGACGGCACGCCGTGGCAGGTTCCGGTGACCCTGCAGGTGCCGGCCGCGCTGGCGCAGGGCTTCGACCCGCGCGACCCGGCCCGCCGGGCCCTGGTGCTGACCGACGGCGAGGGGGCGCCGGCCGCCGCCCTGGACGTCGCGGACGTCTGGCCGGTACGCGAGGGCGTGGCGGGCCTGGGTGGTCAGCTCCGCCGACTCGGCGAGGGCGGCCACGGCCCGTTCCAGCGATTGCGTCGTAGCCCGGAGGAAGTCCGCGCGCTGCTGCCCCCGGGTCGGGTGCTCGGGGTCATCGCCGACCGTCCGCTGCACCGGCCGCAGCTCGCCCAGATCGCGCACGCCGCCCGGACCCTGGCCGCGCACCTGCTGGTGATGATCCCGGTCGGCGAGGGCGGCGTCGGTGGGCTCGCGCCGGAGGCGCTGGTGCGTACGATCTTCGCCGCCCGGGACCGGATGCCCCCGGCCACCCTGGTGGCCGTGCCGCTGTCCCATCGCCGGGAGGAGATCAGCGACGCTCTGCTGCGTGCCCGCGTCTCCGCCGCGTACGGGGTCACCCACCTGCTCTCGACCGGGGAGATGCTCTCCGGCGCCGGGCTGCGCGTGCTGGTGCCGCGTGAGCTGGCGTACGACAACCGGGACGGGCAGTGGCGCTGGCGGGAGGACATCCCCCCGCGTAACCGCCGCCTCGCGCTCACCCAGGACGAGATCGACGACCTGCTCGACCGGGGCTTCCCGCTGCCGGAGTGGCACACGCCTCCGGCGGTGGCGAAGGAGTTGGCCCGGGCCCGGCCGCCGCGCCGGCACCGGGGGCTGGTGGTCTTCCTGACCGGCCTCTCCGGCTCCGGCAAGTCCACAGTCGCCCGGGGGCTGGCCGACGCGCTCCGGGAGAACGGCGACCGGACGGTGACCCTGCTCGACGGGGACGTGGTACGCCGGGAGCTCTCCGCCGGGCTGGGCTTCAGCAAGGCCGACCGCGATCTCAACGTCCGGCGGATCGGCTGGGTGGCGGCCGAGATCGCCCGGCACCACGGGGTGGGCATCTGCTGCCCGATCGCCCCGTACGCGGCGGCCCGCGCGACGGCGCGGGAGATGGCCCTGGCCGCCGGGGCGGGCTTCGTGTTGGTGCACGTCGCGACGCCGCTGGAGGTCTGCGAGCAGCGGGACCGCAAGGGCCTGTACGCGCGGGCCCGTGCCGGTCTGCTCACCGGCATGACAGGCATCGACGATCCGTACGAGGAGCCGACAGACGCGGACCTGGTGCTCGACACCACCCACCTGAGCATCGCGGACGCGGTGCAGGCCGTGCTGCACCACCTGACCGAGAGCGGCTGGGTGGAGTTGAAGATCCAGTCTGCCTGAGGCGTCGTCCCACCCCTTTCCTTCCGCCGGTTCCGGGCACGCGCTAGTGTTCATCTTTGTTGGAACACGTTCGACCGCGTGAGAGTGCGTGGACCCTGGGAGGCACGGCGAATGCTCGCTCAACAGCGGCAAACGGCGATCCTGGATCGGGTCCGATCCACCGGTGGCGTTCGGGTGACCGACCTGGCGACCGAGTTCGGCGTCTCCGACATGACGATCCGCCGCGACCTGGAGGCCCTGCAGGAGCGTGGCCTGCTGGCCAAGGTGCACGGCGGCGCCACCGCGGCCGGCCCCAGCTCGACCGACGAGCCGGGCTTCCACGCCAAGTCGGTCCGCCAACTGCCGGAGAAGGCCGCCATCGCGGACCGCGCGGCCCGGCTCGTCCGGCCCGGCGCGGCGGTCGCCCTCTCCGCCGGCACCACCACCGCCGAACTGGCCCGCCGGCTGGTGGACATCCCCGGCCTGACCGTGGTGACCAACTCGCTTCCGGTGGCCGAGATCCTGCACGGCGCGGGCCGCCCCGACCAGACGGTGGTGCTCACCGGCGGCGTACGGACACCGTCGGACGCGCTTGTCGGCCCGCTCGCGGTCGGCGCAGTCCGGCGGCTGCACCTGGACCTGCTCTTCCTCGGCGTCCACGGCATCACCGAACGGGCCGGCTTCACCACCCCGAACCTCATGGAGGCGGAGATCGACCGGGCGCTGGTGGCCGCGGCGGACCGACTGGTGGTGCTCGCCGACCACACGAAGTGGGGCACTGTGGGCATCTCCTCGATCGTCGAGCTGGCGGCAGCCCACGTACTTGTCAGTGACGAGGCGTTGCCTCCGCCCGCACGACGGGTACTCGGCGAACAGGTGGGCGAATTGATCATGGCAAGGGCGACAGGGGCGGGCCGCGCGACGCGCACGCCGACGAGTGAGGAGACGGCGACGTGAAGCGCACCGCGATCGACCTGGCCGACGGCCGGGAGCTGATCTACTTCGACGAGAACGACGACGCCGTCCGCGACCAGCCGGACCGCCGGGACCTGCCGCCACCGCCACCCGCGTCGCAACTGCGCTACGACCCGCTCACCGACGAGTGGGTGGCCGTGGCGGTGCACCGGCAGACCCGCACCTTCCTCCCGCCCGCGAACGAGTGCCCGCTCGATCCCTCGGTGGGCGACCGACTGACCGAGATTCCCGCTCCGGACTACGACGTGGTGGTCTTCGAGAACCGGTTCCCGTCGTTGAGTGGGCGCGTCGCCGACGAGCCCGGGGAGATCACCCCGTTCACGCCGGTACGGCCCGGCGTCGGTCGGTGCGAGGTGGTCTGCTTCACCTCCGACCACAACGCCTCGTTCGCCAGCCTCCCGCCGCGTCGCGTCCGCACCGTGCTCGACGCGCTCGCCGACCGGACCGAGGTGCTCGGCGAGCTACCCGGCGTGGAGCAGGTGTTCTGCTTCGAGAACCGGGGCGTCGAGATCGGCGTCACGCTGCACCACCCGCACGGGCAGATCTACGCGTACCCCTTCGTGACGCCGCGCACCCGGGCGCTGCTGGCCGCGGCCCGCCGGCACGCGGAGCGGACCGGCGGGGCCAACCTGTACGCGGACGTGCTGGCCGCCGAGCGCGCGACAGGCGACCGGGTGGTCACCGAGAACGACCACTGGACGGCGTTCGTGCCGGCGGCGGCCCGCTGGCCGTTCGAGGTGCACGTCGCGCCGCGCCGCGTGGTGCCGGACATCCCGGCGCTCGACGACAGCGAGCGGGACGCCTTCGGGCCGCTCTACCTGGACCTGCTGCGCCGCTTCGACGGCCTGTTCGACATGCCGATGCCCTACATCGCGGCGTGGCACCAGGCGCCCGTGCGGATCGACCGCGAGCTTGGCCACCTGCACCTTCAGCTGTTCAGCATCCGGCGGGCCAAGGACAAGCTGAAGTACCTGGCCGGCTCCGAGTCGGGGATGGGCGTCTTCATCAACGACATCTCCCCCGAACGCGCCGCCGAACTGCTGCGCGCCGCCTGACCCGGCGGGACGGACGTTGCGGGAAACAGGGCGCGGGGGGCCCGGGACAGGGCCCCCCGCAGGGAAGGGACGGCTGGCTGTGCTCGCCACAGCCGGGAAGGCTGGCTGATCGGCACGCGTGTCGCGGGTCGACCGCGGTCAACCTTCCGTGGACGCGACTGGCATCTCGTCCACCC
The DNA window shown above is from Micromonospora lupini and carries:
- a CDS encoding glycosyltransferase family 2 protein, with amino-acid sequence MVEVGVPKVSVVVPAYNCGRHIEKLVESLLRQSLPADEFEAIFVDDGSTDGTGKRLDGLAAEHPHIRVLHIENSGWPSRPRNLGIEAARGEYVFFADDDDWFTDQALERLYDCAKTYDADLVIGKMAGHGRAVPRELFRKNRFDATLENSPLIDSLTCHKMFRRSFLNEHGLRFPEGGKRRLEDHALVVRAYFLSRRTCVLSDYTCYHHAQRGDAGNVTASRLEPASYFANVRDALDVVTAHTEPGPLRDRLHRRWLRNEMINRLRGKRLLGAPDDWVDQVAAEIQQIIKEHLAPGVAAGLPPLQRAVAYLAEHGRVADLRRLARWEAGIAGHGRIDDLQPDEHAVTVTVAAELRSANQPIGFRADEGRDVLVLPVDEISSDVLDSTAQVRKARLDVVARRRETGDEIFLPVEFQVERVAGGDGAETVHLVHRATTTIDFRALNGGRTQGSWLLKARITNAGWTEDARLPLLFICPADGVPPRIRDERKVWNRLRAVVRRVRR
- a CDS encoding ABC transporter ATP-binding protein: MSTLSLTGVSRWYGNVVAVNDISMALGPGVTGLLGPNGAGKTTLLHMMAGFLAPSRGTVTLDDEPTWRNPDVYRRLGLVSEREAVQSFLTAYEFVLASAKLHRLADPAAAARRAIDLVELESAQDRRIGTYSKGMRQRARVAAALVHDPQVLLLDEPFNGMDPRQRLHMMDLLHKLGDAGRTILFSSHILEEVEQVSGTVQVMVAGRLAASGDFRTIRRLMTNRPHVFAVRSTDDRALAVALIAEASVSGVELDRTGLTVRAGDYGAFTRALPRIALSQGIRVRQLVPSDESLESVFSYLVEA
- a CDS encoding ABC transporter permease, coding for MPELSSATVRPTPTGVIHDIGYQRYEGPRLGRRHVFGALYLHGLRTIFGFGRSAKAKIFPWLVVGIVTLVAVALAALRSQLGEPVATYAQFADAMSWLVLFFVAVAAPELVSRDLRSGVLPLYFSRPLPRADYALAKLLALVTGLWLLLGGPQLVMFLGAAFTTKDGLHGVWNELLDLLPGLLYAALWAVVFASVGLLIASLTGKRAFAAGGVVAVFLMTTPIVGVLSILPSHTANELAGLASPTTLVQGVGIWSLGDLLVEGDPGEMLIGGFGPVYALVAVLLVAGATALLLARYRKVAS
- a CDS encoding DeoR/GlpR family DNA-binding transcription regulator, whose translation is MLAQQRQTAILDRVRSTGGVRVTDLATEFGVSDMTIRRDLEALQERGLLAKVHGGATAAGPSSTDEPGFHAKSVRQLPEKAAIADRAARLVRPGAAVALSAGTTTAELARRLVDIPGLTVVTNSLPVAEILHGAGRPDQTVVLTGGVRTPSDALVGPLAVGAVRRLHLDLLFLGVHGITERAGFTTPNLMEAEIDRALVAAADRLVVLADHTKWGTVGISSIVELAAAHVLVSDEALPPPARRVLGEQVGELIMARATGAGRATRTPTSEETAT
- the cysC gene encoding adenylyl-sulfate kinase, with the protein product MSNGWVLPDEVLRDAPAYTPRPGELADLELLLTGAYAPLTGFMTRADLVSVSRRGRLADGTPWQVPVTLQVPAALAQGFDPRDPARRALVLTDGEGAPAAALDVADVWPVREGVAGLGGQLRRLGEGGHGPFQRLRRSPEEVRALLPPGRVLGVIADRPLHRPQLAQIAHAARTLAAHLLVMIPVGEGGVGGLAPEALVRTIFAARDRMPPATLVAVPLSHRREEISDALLRARVSAAYGVTHLLSTGEMLSGAGLRVLVPRELAYDNRDGQWRWREDIPPRNRRLALTQDEIDDLLDRGFPLPEWHTPPAVAKELARARPPRRHRGLVVFLTGLSGSGKSTVARGLADALRENGDRTVTLLDGDVVRRELSAGLGFSKADRDLNVRRIGWVAAEIARHHGVGICCPIAPYAAARATAREMALAAGAGFVLVHVATPLEVCEQRDRKGLYARARAGLLTGMTGIDDPYEEPTDADLVLDTTHLSIADAVQAVLHHLTESGWVELKIQSA
- the galT gene encoding galactose-1-phosphate uridylyltransferase, with the protein product MKRTAIDLADGRELIYFDENDDAVRDQPDRRDLPPPPPASQLRYDPLTDEWVAVAVHRQTRTFLPPANECPLDPSVGDRLTEIPAPDYDVVVFENRFPSLSGRVADEPGEITPFTPVRPGVGRCEVVCFTSDHNASFASLPPRRVRTVLDALADRTEVLGELPGVEQVFCFENRGVEIGVTLHHPHGQIYAYPFVTPRTRALLAAARRHAERTGGANLYADVLAAERATGDRVVTENDHWTAFVPAAARWPFEVHVAPRRVVPDIPALDDSERDAFGPLYLDLLRRFDGLFDMPMPYIAAWHQAPVRIDRELGHLHLQLFSIRRAKDKLKYLAGSESGMGVFINDISPERAAELLRAA
- a CDS encoding ABC transporter ATP-binding protein — protein: MTLIATQSLTKTYGGRVTALTDLTVAVEPGIIGLVGANGAGKSTLIKILLGLIAPTSGQVSVLDIDPTTEPAAVRARVGYMPEHDCLPPDLSAAELVTHLGRMSGLPRTAARERASEALRHVGLYEERYRPVGGYSTGMKQRVKLAQALVHDPDLLLLDEPTNGLDPAGRDAMLALVHRIGTEFGISVLVCSHLLGEVERICDTLIAIDGGKLLRADHISAMTSATDVLAVEVSEGTEELAARLAELKLPVARDGRLLLVPLADDSTYDLILGAVAELDLPLHRLDQRRHRVAELFATRELTHA